The Bifidobacterium coryneforme genome segment GCACGCCTTCATGGTGATTTTCCTGCCGGCTCTGAGCGACATCGGTGGTCTCCTCTTTGGATCCCTCTTCGGCAAGCACAAAATTTCGCCCCGCATCTCACCGAGCAAGTCCTTGGAGGGGTTGGTCGGTTCCATGCTCTGCTGTCTGATAGGAGCCTTGGTCATCTTTGCGTCAACCTACCCCTCGGCGCAGTGGGGCCGGATATGGTGGGTGGCTCTGGTCATGGGTGTCATGGTGGGAGTGACAGGCACCGTCGGCGACCTGAGTGCATCACTGATCAAGCGTGACCTCGGCATCAAGGATATGGGCCATCTGCTCAAGGGGCACGGCGGGGTTTTGGACAGGGTGGATTCCATCCTTATGTCTGCGCCCTTCATCACCCTTGTCCTTTTGGTCACCGGCCTGTGACCGGGAAAGATGGTCCGATTCACATGTGCATCTCCTGGTGTCTTCGGGTGAGCGGCACCAACCCTTGTAAATAGCAGATACTTGATGAGGTAGAGGTATGACAGACCTTGAGGTGACCGGTACCGAACCTGAGACCGGCATTACCCCGGGAGGCAGGGACGGTGCCTTCAGAGACGTCCTGGCGGCGGACCATGCCCGAAGGGGCAAACCGCCGCGCCACTTCACGGACATGGATGAGCAGGAGCGGCAGGAAGTATGTACCGGAATGGGACTGCCGAAATTCCGCGTTTCACAGCTTGCCAACCATTACTTCAATCATCTCTCCACGGACCCGGCTGATTTCACTGATTTCCCGGCCGCAAGCCGTGCAGAGGCCGCGCAGCGCTTCTTCCCGGAGTTGATTACCCCGGTCACTGTACAGGAAGCTGATCGGGGAACGACCATCAAGACCCTTTGGGAGCTCTTCGACGGCTCGCGGATCGAGTCGGTACTGATGCGCTATCCCTCCAGGGCCACCCTGTGTATCTCCAGCCAGGTTGGTTGCGGCATGGGTTGCCCCTTCTGTGCAACCGGCCAGTTGGGACTGACCAGGAACATGTCGACAGGCGAAATCCTCGAGCAGGTCAGGGCAGCCTCCCGGATGATGCAGTCAGGCCAGGTCGCCGGTGGTCCGGGTCGTCTGAGCAACATCGTCTTCATGGGGATGGGGGAGCCCATGGGGAACTACAAGGCCGTCCTTTCTGCAGTAAGGCAAATCAGCGCTCTTCCACCCAAGGGATTCGGCATCTCGGCCAGGAATATCACCGTCTCGACGGTCGGTGTGGTCCCTGGTATCCGCAAGCTGATCAACGAGGGGATTCCGGTCCGCCTGGCTGTCTCCCTCCATGCTCCCAGCGACAAGCTTCGTGATGAGCTGGTTCCCATGAACCGACGCTTCAACACCGCCCAGGTCCTGGACGCGGCGCACGATTACTATCTGGCGAGCGGCAGACGTGTGAGCATCGAGTACGCCCTGATGCGAGGCATCAACGACCAGGCCGAACATGCCCAGCTTCTGGCCAAGCGGCTTAACCACTACGGGGACGACTGGGCACATGTCAACCCCATACCGTTGAACCCAATTGAAGGATCGCGCTGGACGGCATCCAAGCCGGAAGACGAGAAACGCTTCCTGGACATCCTCCACAAGGCCGGTATTGCTGCAACCATGAGGGATACGCGTGGCTCGGATATTGATGGTGCCTGTGGGCAGCTCGCCGCCAAGTCCATCAAGCTTCAGGCCTGATATGGCGGGTTCGCACTCCGGATGTTCCCGGTCTGCAATGTGGACGTGCTTTGAAGGCTGATGGGTAGGGGCGATAGAATGCCATTCAGGCGCTTGATTCGGGGAGGAAGGTGGATGGCATGACGGTAGCGGTTCGTGTCATTCCCTGTCTGGATGTCGATCAGGGCCGTGTGGTCAAGGGTGTCCATTTCAAAAATCTGCGAGACGCAGGGGACCCTGTCGAGTTGGCATCCGCTTACTACAAGCAGGGTGCCGACGAACTGACCTTTTTGGATGTTACTGCGTCGGGGAATGGTCGGGCCACCATGGTGGACCTGGTCAGGCGCACCGCCGACCAGATTTTCATCCCACTGACGGTCGGCGGAGGGGTGCGTACCCCCGAGGATGTCGACACCTTGCTGCGATCAGGCGCCGACAAGGTCGGTATCAACACGGCAGCCATTGCAAACCCTCAGGTCATTGGTGATATAGCCAGGCGCTTTGGGCGCCAGGTTCTTGTGCTTTCAGTGGATGCCCGCCGTTCGGATGCGGAAGGAATCACTTCAGGATACGAAGTGACCACCATGGGAGGGCATCGGTCCACGGGCATCGACGCCATTGATTGGGTTAAGCGGGCCCAGGAGCTGGGAGCAGGCGAGATTCTGCTCAATTCCATGGATGCGGATGGTACCCGTCAAGGGTTCGATCTTGAGATGATCTCCGATGTGCGCAAGGCCGTCACCCTTCCTCTCATCGCCAGTGGCGGTGCCGGTCGTGCAGCCGATTTCCCTCCTGCCATCAAGGCAGGGGCCGACGCGGTTCTGGCGGCTTCCGTCTTCCATTTCGGGCAGGTTTCCATTGAGGATGTCAAACAAGCGCTGCATGCGGCCGGATACCCGGTTCGATGGCAGGCCTGACCGGATCTGTTGGGATTCTGGCGCAACGAGGATTATCCAGTCCGAGCGCAAAAACCGAACCATGGAAGATGGGTGGCCCGGGATTGGTCGGGCAAATCACTTGAACCAAGGAGGTTGGGGACCGATGTCACAGTCTTCGGACGATAGGGGACAGCAGTTGGACCCGGCCATAGCGGCCCGGCTCAAGAAAGACTCCATGGGCCTGGTGACCGCAGTCATCCAGCAGTATGACAGTCGTCAGGTGCTCATGGTGGGATATATGAATGAAGAGGCCCTCAGACGAACCCTGAGCACAGGGAGGGTCACCTTCTGGTCCCGCTCCCGACAGGAGTACTGGCGTAAAGGGGATACCTCCGGACACGTCCAGTACGTAAAGGGGGTCAGCCTGGACTGTGACGGTGACGCCCTTCTTGTCGAGGTCGACCAGGTAGGTGCGGCCTGCCATACAGGGACGAGGTCATGCTTCGAAGCGGGAGGACCCCTGCCGGCTGTCCAAGGTGGCCTTGGTCAGGCGGATATTCCTGGCGTGGAGGGGGAGTCGCGTGCAGAAAGACGCTAAGGTTGTGCAGGTGAAACAGAGGAAGTTGGAGGGAAGGGCTCTATGACTGTCTTGGACGAACTGGTGGCCGGTGCCGTGGAGGATGCCAGGGCCCGGGTACGGGAGATTCCCCTGGAGAAGCTCAAGGAGCAGGTCGGGGGGATGAAGCGTAGGCCGCTGGATGTCGCCCGCCTCCTCAAGGAGAGCGCCGGCATTCCGGTCATTGCGGAAATCAAGCGTGCTTCACCCTCCAAGGGGTATCTTGCCGATATCAAGGATCCCGCCGCCCTTGCCCGTCAGTATGCCAACGGCGGGGCCGCGGCCATATCGGTCCTGACCGAGGGCAGGCGATTCCTGGGGTCCTTGGAGGACCTTCGCAAGGTCAGGGAAGCCGTGGGCATCCCCGTCCTCAACAAGAACTTCATCGTCTCCGACTATCAGGTCTGGGAGTCCAGGGCCAACGGGGCCGACATGATCCTCCTGATTGTGGCCGCCCTGGACGACACCAGGCTCAAGCACCTGCTTGCCCTGGCCGAGAGCCTGGGATTGACCGCTCTGGTCGAGACCCATGATCGTGAGGAGATCGAGCGGGCGATTGCGGCTGGTGCCAAGGTAATCGGTATTAATGCCAGGAACCTGAAGGACCTGAGCGTCGATGTGGACCAGTATGCACGCTTGGCCGCCAACCTGCCTGCTGATGTCGTCAAGGTGGCGGAATCCGGGGTTTTCGGAACGGTTGAACTTGAGCAGTATGCCAGGGCCGGGGCCGATGCGGTCCTGATCGGCGAGGGTCTGGTCACCGCCCAGGACCAGGAGGGGGCGGTCAGGGTGCTGGTCCAGGCCGGTCACAAGTTCAAGGCCGCTGAGGCCTTGCCCTTCTCGACTCATGACGGTCCGTACTTCGGCCCCTACGGCGGACGGTACATCCCCGAGGCTCTGGTAGGTGCACTGGACGAATTGGAAAGGGTCTACAAGGACGCCAAGGCTGATTCGGCCTTCCAGGCGGAGCTGAGCAGGCTCAACCAGGTTTACGTCGGCAGGCCCTCCGCTCTGACCCCTGCCCCCCGGTTCGCCAAGCTGATCAGTGATCGCGTCGGCGGTCAGGTCAGGGTCTTCCTGAAGAGGGAGGACCTGAACCATACCGGAGCCCACAAGATCAACAACGCCCTGGGTCAGGGTCTGCTGGTCAAGCGTATGGGGAAGAAACGTGTCATTGCCGAGACCGGTGCCGGTCAGCATGGAGTGGCCACGGCCACCGTCTGCGCCCTCCTCGGCTTGGAGTGCCGGATATACATGGGGCAGATAGATGCCCAAAGGCAGGCTCTGAACGTGGCCAGGATGCGGATGCTGGGCGCCGAGGTCGTAGAGGTGACCACGGGGACCAAGATACTCAAGGATGCCATCAACGAGGCCCTGCGCGACTGGGTGACCAATGTGGAGACAACGCACTACCTCCTGGGTACGGTTGCAGGTCCCCACCCCTTCCCGACCATTGTCAGGGATTTCCAGAAGATCATCGGTGAAGAGGCGTCCGGACAGCTCTCTGCTTACGGCATCGACCACCCTGACGGAGTGGTGGCCTGCGTTGGTGGAGGCTCCAACGCCATCGGCATCATGAACACCTTCCTGGATGATTCCCGGGTCTCTCTCTATGCCTACGAGGCCGGTGGAAACGGACCCAAGAGCGGCAAGCACGCCATCCGCCTGACGCCTGGAACAGGTCAGGTCGGTGTCTTTCAGGGGGCGAAGTCCTACCTCCTGGAGGACGAACAGGGCCAGACCGTGGACACCTACTCGATTTCAGCAGGTCTGGATTACGCCTCGGTCGGACCGGAACATGCCTGGTTGCGCGACATCGGCCGGGTCAAGTACGACTATGCGACCGACCAGGAAGCCATGCAGGCCTTCAGGGAACTCTGCCGGACCGAAGGTATAATCCCGGCTCTGGAGTCCTCGCATGCCCTGGCTGGTGCCAGCAAAGCCGCAGCGGATCTCCTTTCAAAGGGAGTCAAGGATCCCGTGATCCTGATCAACATCTCCGGCAGGGGCGATAAGGATATGGACACCGCGGGTAGGTGGTTCGGCTATCTGGCCGAGGACGAGGCCGGAACCCCGGAATCCGATGGCGGACATGACCAGAACGGTCGAGTGGATGAGGAGGCCCGATGATGGTCAACCAGTCAAAGCAGGAATCACCCGCCCAGCCCAGGGGTTTCAGCCGTGCGATCAGTCCGGTGGCGACCACCCTGGAGACCCTCCGTCAGGAGGGCAGGCCTGCCTTCATCGGCTACTTCCCGTACGGATTCCCCGACGTGCCCACATCCTTGGAGGCCATGCGGGTCATGGTCCAAAACGGGGTCGATATCGTTGAGATTGGACTGCCCTACAGCGATCCTGTCATGGATGGCCCGGTGATTCAGGCTGCCAGCAAGTGCGCCATCGACAATGGGGTCAAGGTTGAGGGTGTCTTCGAGGCGGTACAGCAGGTCCAGGAGGCCGGGGCAAAGGCCCTGGTCATGAGCTACTGGAACCTGATCATGCACCACGGTGTGGCAACATTTGCCCAGCACATGGCTGAGGCCGGTGGGGCTGGACTGGTCACTCCTGATTTGATTGTCGACGAATCGGGGGAGTGGATAGAACAGTCTGACCGGTATGGCCTTGACCGAATCTATCTTGTCTCGCCGGATTCGACTGATGAGCGTCTGCAGCTCACGGCCCGTGCAGCCAGAGGATTTGTCTACGCAACCTCTCGGATGGGAGTGACCGGGGAAAGAGCAAGCGTGTCCGAGTCGGCAGAGGCACTGGTGGCAAGGGTCAGGCAGGCCGGAGCTCCGTACGTATGCGTGGGCATAGGCGTTTCGACCGTTCGGCAGGCCTCCCAGGTCGGTACCTATTCGGACGGGGTCATAGTCGGGTCGGCTCTTGTGCACTGCTTCCTGGATGACCAGGGCAGACCACGCAGGGACCGCAGGCAGGCACTGGATGCCCTGGCTTCGACCTGCTCCGATCTGCATTGGGGAATTTCCCAGTCCAAGAAGTGAGCGGGCTGTAAAGCCCAGGGTCTAAACTGTGGGCCTTATGACGCTTGCCTATATTCCATCGCCAGGGGTATCCAGCATTCAACTGGGCCCGGTCACAATACGGTTCTACGCATTGACCATGCTCCTGGCCATCATTGTGGCCGCCTGGATCACGGCCCGCCGCTGGAAAAAGGAGGGCGGCCGGTCCGATCAGATTCTGGACATCGCCATCTGCGCGGTTCCCGCCGGCATTATCGGCGCACGGCTCTACCACGTTGTCACCACGCCCGAGCGGTACTTCGGGGCCAATGGCAACCCGGCAAATATCCTACGAATCTGGCAGGGCGGCCTGGGCATCTGGGGGGCCGTGCTCCTTGGGGCCTTGGCGGCATGGGCCTGGTGCCGTCACAAGAACTATCCGACCGCCCTCCTGGCGGATAGTGTGGCCCCCGCACTCCTGGTTGCCCAGGCCATCGGGCGGTTGGGCAATTGGTTCAACCAGGAGCTGTACGGTGCTCCGACCACCCTTCCTTGGGGTCTGAAGATCGATGCTGCAGGTTCCGCCATCGGCAGCAGTGAACAGTGCTATGACGGGGCCACCTGTCCTGTCGGCACCCTGTTCCATCCGACGTTCCTGTATGAGATGATTTGGAATCTGATCGGTGCCGCCCTCTTGGTATGGGTGGGACACAAGGCGGTGAAGGTACTCAAGGCCGGTTCCCTGTTTGCCCTCTATGTGATGTGGTACACATTGGGCCGCACCTGGATCGAGTCACTTCGTATCGACTTCGCGCACGAGTTCCTCGGTGTGAGAGTCAATGTCTGGGTTTCCGTGGTGGTCTTCATCCTGGCGGGTATCGCTCTTGTGACTATTGCTCGCACAGGCAAGCCGACCCCTCTGCTATCTGAAAAACTGCGAACCATCACCGAGTTGGAGGAACGTCAGGAGGCCCAGGCCGAGGGAAGACGGGACAAGGGTGACGGAACCAAGGCCAAGGATGCGGACAACAGGGACATGAATTAGTTCCACAGGTCTGTCGTACACCCTAGAATAATCTTCATGAGCATTCAGATAGCACCTAGCATCCTGTCCGCCGATTTCGCCAACCTGGAGAGGGACCTCAGGGCCATTGCCAACGCCGATATGGTCCATGTCGACGTGATGGACCACCACTTTGTTCCCAACCTGACGCTTGGTGAGCCCGTGGTGGAACGCATCTGCCAGGTGACGGATCTTCCGGTGGATGTGCATCTGATGATCGAGGATCCCGACCGCTGGGCTCCGGAATTCGCCAAGCTGGGCGTTGCATCCGTCACTTTCCATACCGGGGCTGTTCATGCTCCTGTCCGGCTGGCACGCCAATTGCACGACATGGGGGTCAAGGCCTGCCTGGCCGTGCGTCCTGCCGAACCGGTTGAGCCGATTTTCGACATTCTCGACGAGTTTGACATGATTCTGGTCATGACCGTAGAGCCGGGCTTTGGCGGGCAAAAGTTCCTGGACAATCAGATGGCCAAGACCCGTCGTCTCCGTGACCAGATAACCGCACGGGGTCTGGATACCCGCATCCAGGTGGATGGCGGAGTGAGCCCCGCTACGGCACCAATCGTGGCAGAGGCGGGAGCCGATGTCCTCGTGGCGGGTTCAGCCGTATATGGTGCAGATGACCCGGCCAAGGCCATCGACCAGATTCGGCAGGCCGCCCAGGAGAGCTATAGGGACTGATTGGTCCATGGGGAGAATGGGGATGACCAGATGAAGACCTTCGAGGAGCTGTTCGAGGAACTCTCGACCAAGGCCGAGTCCCGCCCGGCAGGTTCGCTGACCGTGGACGAGCTGGACAAGGGTACGCATTTCATCGGTAAGAAGATTGTCGAGGAGGCCGGGGAAACCTGGATTGCGGCCGAGTACGAGGGCGCGGACAGGACGGCCGAGGAGATGAGCCAGCTGCTGTATCATCTACAGGTCATGATGATTGATCGGGGCATCAGCCTGGAGGATGTATACAGGCATCTGTGAGCCTTCCACCATCCCGTCGTAGAATCACTTCCGCTCTATAAGGAGGTTGCCGTGCTGAAGGTCGCGGTGCCCAACAAGGGTATGTTGTCACAGCCTGCATGGAGGCTGCTGTCGGAGTCCGGCTACCGTTTGCGCTCCAATGACCGGCAACTGGTGGTTGAGGATGCGGACAACGGTATCGAGCTCTTTTACCTCCGCCCGAACGACATAGCGGTCTATGTTGGCCTGGGCACCGTCGATCTGGGCATTACCGGTCGTGATCTCCTCCTGAACTCCGGCACCCGCGCGGTCGAGACCATGCAGTTGGGATTCGGTGCCTCCACTTTCAGATTTGCAGCCCCGGAATCCAGTCCTGTCAAATCCCTTGAGGACGTGGACGGCAAGCGGATCGGGACCTCCTTCGATCGTCTGCTTGAAGACTATCTGGCCGGCAAGGGTCTCAAGGCAGAGCTGATCCACCTGGACGGGGCTGTGGAGTCCTCGGTCCAGCTCGGAGTGGCAGACTTGATTGCCGATGTGGTCTCCACCGGAACCACCCTGCGCAATGCGGGACTTCGGGTTTTTGGTGACCCCATCCTCCATTCGGAGGGAATTCTCATCAGGTCGCCGCACCTGAAGCCTGATGATGAACGCTTGTCCGTCCTGTCTCGCAGGCTGGAGGGGGTTCTGACCGCCCAGCGTTATGTGCTGATGGATTACGACATTCCGGTCGAACGTGTTGCCGAAGCCGTCGGTATCACCCCCGGTTTCGAGTCGCCAACGGTCTCGCCCCTGCATGACAAGCAATGGGTGGCAGTCAGGGCTATGGTCCCGAAGGACCAGGTCAACAACCTCATGGACCGTCTCTATGGTGTCGGTGCGCGCGCCATTATCGTAACGGCCCTGCAAGCCTCTAGAATGTAGCATGATGGCTCTGATCGATCGAATCTCACGCAGCAGGTACAGTCCCGAACCCAGGTCGGTGATTCTCACCGTGCCGAATGTCATCAGCCTGCTTCGCATCTGTTCCATACCCCTCATCGCCTATCTGGTCGCCAATCGCCACCTGATTATCTCGCTGGTGGTTCTGCTCATATCCGCCTTGTCGGATGGGGTGGACGGCATCATCGCCCGACGCTTCAACCAGGTGAGCAAGTTGGGGCAGATTCTTGACCCGGTGGCCGACCGGTTGCTTATTCTTTGCTCGATTCTGGCTCTGAGCATGGCCAATATCCTGCCCTGGTGGCTTATGGTCCTGGTGGGTGTCAGAGATGTTC includes the following:
- a CDS encoding CDP-alcohol phosphatidyltransferase family protein; this encodes MALIDRISRSRYSPEPRSVILTVPNVISLLRICSIPLIAYLVANRHLIISLVVLLISALSDGVDGIIARRFNQVSKLGQILDPVADRLLILCSILALSMANILPWWLMVLVGVRDVLLGILTLVLAQHDYGPLPVHFAGKTGTAVLMLAIPALIFADVGHNTFFRVFHLVALGAVIWGVALYWLAGLIYAYQGIGLLRADSIHD
- the lgt gene encoding prolipoprotein diacylglyceryl transferase, which codes for MTLAYIPSPGVSSIQLGPVTIRFYALTMLLAIIVAAWITARRWKKEGGRSDQILDIAICAVPAGIIGARLYHVVTTPERYFGANGNPANILRIWQGGLGIWGAVLLGALAAWAWCRHKNYPTALLADSVAPALLVAQAIGRLGNWFNQELYGAPTTLPWGLKIDAAGSAIGSSEQCYDGATCPVGTLFHPTFLYEMIWNLIGAALLVWVGHKAVKVLKAGSLFALYVMWYTLGRTWIESLRIDFAHEFLGVRVNVWVSVVVFILAGIALVTIARTGKPTPLLSEKLRTITELEERQEAQAEGRRDKGDGTKAKDADNRDMN
- the trpB gene encoding tryptophan synthase subunit beta gives rise to the protein MTVLDELVAGAVEDARARVREIPLEKLKEQVGGMKRRPLDVARLLKESAGIPVIAEIKRASPSKGYLADIKDPAALARQYANGGAAAISVLTEGRRFLGSLEDLRKVREAVGIPVLNKNFIVSDYQVWESRANGADMILLIVAALDDTRLKHLLALAESLGLTALVETHDREEIERAIAAGAKVIGINARNLKDLSVDVDQYARLAANLPADVVKVAESGVFGTVELEQYARAGADAVLIGEGLVTAQDQEGAVRVLVQAGHKFKAAEALPFSTHDGPYFGPYGGRYIPEALVGALDELERVYKDAKADSAFQAELSRLNQVYVGRPSALTPAPRFAKLISDRVGGQVRVFLKREDLNHTGAHKINNALGQGLLVKRMGKKRVIAETGAGQHGVATATVCALLGLECRIYMGQIDAQRQALNVARMRMLGAEVVEVTTGTKILKDAINEALRDWVTNVETTHYLLGTVAGPHPFPTIVRDFQKIIGEEASGQLSAYGIDHPDGVVACVGGGSNAIGIMNTFLDDSRVSLYAYEAGGNGPKSGKHAIRLTPGTGQVGVFQGAKSYLLEDEQGQTVDTYSISAGLDYASVGPEHAWLRDIGRVKYDYATDQEAMQAFRELCRTEGIIPALESSHALAGASKAAADLLSKGVKDPVILINISGRGDKDMDTAGRWFGYLAEDEAGTPESDGGHDQNGRVDEEAR
- the hisI gene encoding phosphoribosyl-AMP cyclohydrolase, yielding MSQSSDDRGQQLDPAIAARLKKDSMGLVTAVIQQYDSRQVLMVGYMNEEALRRTLSTGRVTFWSRSRQEYWRKGDTSGHVQYVKGVSLDCDGDALLVEVDQVGAACHTGTRSCFEAGGPLPAVQGGLGQADIPGVEGESRAERR
- the rpe gene encoding ribulose-phosphate 3-epimerase, with product MSIQIAPSILSADFANLERDLRAIANADMVHVDVMDHHFVPNLTLGEPVVERICQVTDLPVDVHLMIEDPDRWAPEFAKLGVASVTFHTGAVHAPVRLARQLHDMGVKACLAVRPAEPVEPIFDILDEFDMILVMTVEPGFGGQKFLDNQMAKTRRLRDQITARGLDTRIQVDGGVSPATAPIVAEAGADVLVAGSAVYGADDPAKAIDQIRQAAQESYRD
- the hisF gene encoding imidazole glycerol phosphate synthase subunit HisF translates to MTVAVRVIPCLDVDQGRVVKGVHFKNLRDAGDPVELASAYYKQGADELTFLDVTASGNGRATMVDLVRRTADQIFIPLTVGGGVRTPEDVDTLLRSGADKVGINTAAIANPQVIGDIARRFGRQVLVLSVDARRSDAEGITSGYEVTTMGGHRSTGIDAIDWVKRAQELGAGEILLNSMDADGTRQGFDLEMISDVRKAVTLPLIASGGAGRAADFPPAIKAGADAVLAASVFHFGQVSIEDVKQALHAAGYPVRWQA
- the hisG gene encoding ATP phosphoribosyltransferase, producing MLKVAVPNKGMLSQPAWRLLSESGYRLRSNDRQLVVEDADNGIELFYLRPNDIAVYVGLGTVDLGITGRDLLLNSGTRAVETMQLGFGASTFRFAAPESSPVKSLEDVDGKRIGTSFDRLLEDYLAGKGLKAELIHLDGAVESSVQLGVADLIADVVSTGTTLRNAGLRVFGDPILHSEGILIRSPHLKPDDERLSVLSRRLEGVLTAQRYVLMDYDIPVERVAEAVGITPGFESPTVSPLHDKQWVAVRAMVPKDQVNNLMDRLYGVGARAIIVTALQASRM
- the trpA gene encoding tryptophan synthase subunit alpha, translating into MVNQSKQESPAQPRGFSRAISPVATTLETLRQEGRPAFIGYFPYGFPDVPTSLEAMRVMVQNGVDIVEIGLPYSDPVMDGPVIQAASKCAIDNGVKVEGVFEAVQQVQEAGAKALVMSYWNLIMHHGVATFAQHMAEAGGAGLVTPDLIVDESGEWIEQSDRYGLDRIYLVSPDSTDERLQLTARAARGFVYATSRMGVTGERASVSESAEALVARVRQAGAPYVCVGIGVSTVRQASQVGTYSDGVIVGSALVHCFLDDQGRPRRDRRQALDALASTCSDLHWGISQSKK
- a CDS encoding phosphoribosyl-ATP diphosphatase; translation: MKTFEELFEELSTKAESRPAGSLTVDELDKGTHFIGKKIVEEAGETWIAAEYEGADRTAEEMSQLLYHLQVMMIDRGISLEDVYRHL
- the rlmN gene encoding 23S rRNA (adenine(2503)-C(2))-methyltransferase RlmN encodes the protein MTDLEVTGTEPETGITPGGRDGAFRDVLAADHARRGKPPRHFTDMDEQERQEVCTGMGLPKFRVSQLANHYFNHLSTDPADFTDFPAASRAEAAQRFFPELITPVTVQEADRGTTIKTLWELFDGSRIESVLMRYPSRATLCISSQVGCGMGCPFCATGQLGLTRNMSTGEILEQVRAASRMMQSGQVAGGPGRLSNIVFMGMGEPMGNYKAVLSAVRQISALPPKGFGISARNITVSTVGVVPGIRKLINEGIPVRLAVSLHAPSDKLRDELVPMNRRFNTAQVLDAAHDYYLASGRRVSIEYALMRGINDQAEHAQLLAKRLNHYGDDWAHVNPIPLNPIEGSRWTASKPEDEKRFLDILHKAGIAATMRDTRGSDIDGACGQLAAKSIKLQA